One genomic window of Falco peregrinus isolate bFalPer1 chromosome 18, bFalPer1.pri, whole genome shotgun sequence includes the following:
- the LOC129782658 gene encoding uncharacterized protein LOC129782658: MQKASRFNITESENLKTKATNPRSTSALPVTPVPGEAAPFSAAADFGQALLLTSVEEDLLSALHVPCLIEHQVGFGFPKTSPAYSGSLANVLPRAKGIKRNTAETIGTARLPGDAMVGHFALEVSLLENYCPRAVTVRLGRCRSSIKAGPSPHSLIHFSRLRLLVNKVHLQPQAMSCYSPCMPCRPCGPTPLANSCNEPCVRQCQDSNVVIQPSAVVVTLPGPILSSFPQNTAVGSSTSAAVGSILSSEGVPINSGGFSLSGLGSGICGRRCFPC; the protein is encoded by the exons ATGCAGAAAGCCTCTAGGTTCAACATCACTGAATCTGAAAACCTGAAGACCAAGGCCACGAACCCCCGCAGCACCTCCGCCTTGCCTGTAACCCCTGTGCCCGGTGAAGCTGCCCCATTCAGCGCTGCAGCTGACTTTGGCCAAGCCTTGCTGCTGACCTCTGTGGAAGAAGATCTCCTCAGTGCCCTCCACGTGCCTTGCCTGATCGAACACCAggtgggctttggctttccGAAGACCAGCCCTGCGTACTCGGGCAGCTTGGCAAATGTTCTCCCCAGAGCAAAGGGCATCAAGAGGAACACGGCTGAAACCATTGGCACAGCCCGGCTGCCTGGAGACGCCATG GTAGGACATTTTGCTTTGGAGGTGAGCCTGCTGGAAAATTACTGCCCGCGTGCAGTGACTGTGCGCCTGGGGCGGTGCAGAAGCAGTATAAAAGCAGGCCCTTCTCCTCACTCTCTCATCCACTTCTCTCGCCTCCGTCTCCTTGTGAACAAG gtgcacctccagccccaaGCCATGTCCTGCTACAGCCCGTGCATGCCCTGCCGGCCCTGCGGCCCGACCCCGCTGGCCaacagctgcaacgagccctgtGTCAGGCAGTGCCAGGACTCCAATGTCGTCATCCAGCCCTCCGCCGTGGTGGTGAccctgcccggccccatcctcagctccttcccgcaGAACACCGCCGTGGGCTCCTCCACCTCCGCTGCCGttggcagcatcctcagctctGAGGGAGTGCCCATCAACTCCGGGGGCTTCAGCCTCTCTGGCTTGGGCAGCGGCATTTGCGGCAGGAGGTGCTTCCCCTGCTAA